The Candidatus Denitrolinea symbiosum DNA window GGTTCTGGCGCAGGAGGTGGTCGCTGGATTCCTTTACGCGCAGTTTGGTGCGGATGCGCGCCATCAGTTCGCGGCGGTCGAACGGCTTGGTGACGTAGTCGTCCGCGCCGAGGTGGAATCCCGCCTGGACGTCCGAGGGATCGATGCGGGCCGCGGTCAGGATGATGACCGGGATGTGCCGCAAGTCCGCGTCGGCGCGCATTTCTTCGAGGACGGCGAAACCGTCCTTCTTGGGCATGTTCACGTCGAGCAACACGAGGTCGGGATGACTCCGGCGGGCCTGCTCCAGGGCTTCCACCCCGTCGGCCGCGGCGATATATTCATAGCCCTCGTTTTCGAGATAGCGCGAGAGCAGCGTCACATTGTCGGGACGGTCGTCGGCCACAAGGATCCTGTGCGGCCGGCCGGCGGCTTGCTGCGCCGCAACCGGCCGGGAACGATTCCATTCGCCCAGCAGGTTTTCCACGATCTGGCAGATGCGTTCGGGACGCACCGGCTTGAGGAGAATCTCGTCCACTTTTGCGCGGCGGGCGGTTTCCTTCAACCCTGGCACGTCGTAGGCGGTGATCAGAATCACGTGCGCCGGCCGCCCGCCCGGATGGTTTTGCAGTTTCTCCGCCAACTCCAGGCCGTTCATCTCAGGCATGATCATGTCGGTGATGAGCAGGTCGGCGGCGAAATCGTCCGCCACTTTAAGCGCCTCGCGCCCGCTGGTGGCGGAACGCGCCTCCACCTGTTTGCCTAATTGAGCGACGGCTCTCGCCAGCATAGTGGCGGTGTTGGGATGGTCGTCCACGATGAGGACGCGCATTGGATGGACGCCGGATTCAGGGCTTGCAGGTTTCATGCGCCCATTTTCCCTCAAAGTCCCCCGGTGGTCAGATTGTCATGGGAAGAGAAAAGTTGGCAAAAGTTGGCGGGGCAAAGGTCAGTCGGCGACGAGCCGATAGCCGAAGCCGCGCACATTGATAATGAAGGACGGGTCTTGCGGGTCGGGTTCAATGGCCTGGCGAATATGGTGGATGTGCCACTTCACCAGTTCCTGCGCCTCGCGCATCTCGGCCTGGTAGCCCTGCGCCTCGGCGACGAGCGTCTGGTAATCCACCACGCTGGGAGCGTGACGCGTCAACACGAGGAGATAGTCGAACGCGGTGGGAGGAAGGCTGACGACGCGCCCGGCGACGGTGACGCGTCGGGCATGGAGGTCCAGCCTGACGGTCCCGCGCGAGACGAACCGCTCGGCGGTCTCTCCTCGCTCGGGCGGGACGCGCGTTTCCTCGTCCTTTTCCAGGCCTTCGAGCTCCGCCTGCAACGCCTGGATCTGCGCCTGGAGTTCGCGGCGGCGGCGTTCTTTTTCGCGCTGGGCAAGGATGTCCTGCGTCCGCTCGATCATGACCTGGGGCTGGAGCGGTTTGAGGAGGTAGTCGGTGGCGCCGAGCCGTAGCGCCTCGACCGCCGAGTTGACGTCGGGCTGGGCGGTGAAGAGGATGACCGGCAGGTCGGGACGGGCCGCGTGGATGCGTTTGAGGGCTTCCAGTCCGGGCATGCCCGGCATGCGCAGGTCCATGTAGACGATGTCGAAGTCGCCGCCCGCCACCAGTTCCAGCCCCTGTTCGCCGCTTTCCGCGCTGGTCACTTCGTGGCCGGCGCGTTGCAGGATGCGCGTCAGGGTTTGGCGCAGGCTGGCTTCGTCGTCAATGATGAGCACGCGCCCAGACAGGTTCATGCTTCCTCCTCGTTGTGGATGGGGAGCCAGAGGGTGAAGGCCGCGCCGCCTTCCGGCCGGTTCTCGGCGGCGATGCGTCCGTTGTGCCGCTGGACGATGTCGTAGGTGATGGTGAGGCCGAGGCCGGTGCCGCCATCCTTGTCGGTGACGAAGGCGTCGAAGATGCGCGGCAGGATCTCCGGCCGGATGCCGGGGCCGGTGTCGGCGACGGTCAGCGCGACTTCGCCGTCGCCGCCGCGCCGGGTGGCGACGGTGAGTCTCCCGCCGCCCGGCATCGCTTCGACCGCGTTCATGACGAGGTTGAGCGTCACTTGTTTAAGTTGGTCTGGCAGGCCGCGGGCCGGGGGCAGCGACGGGTCGGGGTGGAACTCGAAGGCGATCTCGAGACGCCGCAAGTGGGCGGCGACCAGGGTGTGGACGTTTTCCACCAGCGCGTTGATCTGGACCGGGCGGAAGTCTGCCGCGTGCAGGGGGCGGTAGGAACTGTGCAGGCGTTCTATCAGGGAGGCCATGCGTTCGGCCTCCGAGAGGATGGTGTCCAGGTCCTGTTTTCCCTGCTCGGATATGCCCTGTTCCTCCTTGAGGAGAAACAGCGCGTTCTGGATGGCCTGGAGCGGGTTGTTCAATTCGTGTGAGACGGAGGCCAGCAGCCGTCCCACCAGCGCGAGGCGCTCGCTTTGGAGCAGTTGCGAGCGGATGGCTTTCTCCTGCTGGAGGGAGGCCTGGAGATCCGAGTAGAGCGAGGCTTTTTGCAACGCGACCGCCAGTTGTTCGGCGATGGCGCCGACGAGTTGCAGGTCGCGCCCGGTCAGCCGGCGCGGCGGAGATTGCTCGATGTCCAGTACGCCCAGCGCCCGATCGTTGACTTTGATGGGCATGGCCAGTTCGGATTGCGTGTGCGGCAAGAGCGGGTGTGGATGGTAAAAGAGGACTTTATCCACGTCGTTGGTCAGGAAAGGTTCGCCGGTGAGCGCCGCGTGTCCCACGATGCCGGTCCCGGCGGGAAGCCGCGCTTTTGCAAGCATTTCTCCCTGATCTGTGCGGTCGTGATGCACGATGAGCTCGTCTGTGACGGGGTCTATGATGAAAATGCCGACATAATAATAGTCAAAATTCTCGTGCAGGAGGGCGACCACTTCCTCCATCAACTCATCGGGGTTCAACGAAGCGGACAGTTCCCGCGCGATGCGATACAGCGCGTTGGTTTCCTTCAATCCCTGCTGGGTCTCTTCCCAGAGACGGGCGTTTTCGATGGCGATGGAGGCCTGCGCGCCCAGCGCCGAAAGCAATTGGATTTCTTCCGCCGAGAACGCGTCGGCCTGACGGCTTTGCACGCTGATGGCGCCGAGCCTTTTTTCCCCGCTTGGGACGGGCGCCACCGCCAGGGATTGGAAACGCGGCCGGGTGTTTTGACGCAGGAAGCGCGGGTCGGCGTCCACGTTGGCGATGTTGATCGGTTCGCCCGAGGCGATTACCTGCCCGGCCACGCCCTCGCCGAGATGCATGTTGACCGTTCTGATTTCGGAGGCTTCGAACCCGGAGACCGCGCGCGCGATCAATGTCTGATTCTCCTCGTCCAGCAGGTGGATGACGGCCTGCTCGGTCCCCGCGATCAATTCCCGCGCCGAGTCCACGATCAACTGCAAAACGTGGTCGAGACTCACGCGTTCCCTCTCGCTCAAGGCGCGCCCGATGTCTGCCAGGGCGCGCGCCTCGCGCAGGCGCCGCTGGAGTTCTCTCTCGGTGCGGGCGCGGTCTTCCTGGACGAGGCGCAGGTAGCCGGTCATCAGCCCCGACCAAAGGATCAACGCTATACCGGGCCAAAGCGCGCCCAGGAGCAGATTCCCGGTGACCCGATACAGGATCAGGCTGCCAGCGGCGCTCAGGCCCAGTCCCGCGGCGCCCCCGCCCCAGACGCCGAAATACCATCCCGCCAGCGCCGCTGGAAAAATCCCCAGCGCCGCGCTCGTCGTCCCGAGCGTCCGATACAGGCTGGGGAGCGCCGCGAGATATAAAACAGACAACCCCAGGACAGGGACCCATTTTGCGTATAAGGGGACCGGTCTGGCCTGGGGCTGTGTCATCTCATCATCCTTTTTCGCGTCTCGCAGACTTCGAGCGGATCCCGTCTATTTGGCGTAGTCCACCGCCCGCGTCTCGCGGATCACCGAGACTTTGATCTGACCGGGATACTGCATGGTCTCTTCGATCTTCTTGGCGACGTCGCGCGCCAGCCGCGCCGAGTCGAGGTCGTCGATCTCCTCCGGGCGGACGATGATGCGCACTTCGCGTCCCGCCTGGATTGCGAAACTCTGCTGCACGCCCTTGAACGAACTGGCGAGGTCTTCGAGGGTCTTGATGCGTTTGATGTAGGCTTCCAGGTCTTCGCGGCGCGCCCCGGGCCGCGCCCCAGAGATGGCGTCTGCCGCCTCGGCGATGACGGCCTCGATGGTCTCCTGTTCCACTTCGTGGTGGTGCGAGGCGATGGCGTTGACCACTTTGTGATTCACGTTGTAGCGCTTACAGAATTCGGCGCCCAGTCCGGCGTGCGTGCCTTCCTGGTTGTGATCCATGGCCTTGCCGATGTCGTGCAGGAAGCCGCCCTGCTTGGAAATTTCCACGTCCGCGCCCAACTCGGCCGCCAGGATGCCCGCCAGTTTGGCTACCTCCACCGCGTGGGCGAGCTGGTTCTGCCCGTAGGATGTGCGGAATTTCAACCGCCCCATCATGCGCAGCACTTCGGGATGCAGCCCCGCGATGTTGGCGTCGTAGGCGGCCTGCTCGCCCGCCTCGTTGATGATCTTGTCCACGGCCCTGGTCTCGTCTTCGATGATCTTCTCGATGTGGGTGGGGTGGATGCGCCCGTCCACCGTCAGGCGGACGAGGGCGCGGCGGGCGATCTCGCGGCGCACCGAGTCGAAGCACGAGATGGTGACCGACTCGGGCGTATCGTCCACGATCACGTCCACGCCCGCGGCCTGCTCGAAGGCTTTAATGTTGCGCCCGTTGCGGCCCACGATGCGTCCCTTCATCTCCTCGTTCGGCAGGGTGACGCGCGAACTGGTGACCTCGGCCACGTGGTCCGACGCGACGCGCTGGATGGCGTCGGCGATCAACTTGCGGGCGCGTTTCTCGCCTTCCTCGCGCGCTTCCGCTTCGATCTGGCGGTAGATGCGCGCCATGTCGGCGCGGGCTTCCTTCTCCACCGCCGCGAACAGGTCCTTGCGGGCATCCTCCTGCGACAGATTCGAGATGTGTTCGAGTTTTACCACTTCCTGCTCGTAGAGTTTGTCGATCTCGTTGGCGCGGCGGTCAACGGAGGATTGTCGTTTGTTCAGGTTTTGCTCGCGCTGTTCGAGTTTGTCGGCGCGGTTTTCCAGTTCGGTGCGGCGCTTGTCGAGACGTTCGGCCTCGCGGCTGTTTTCGACGCGGCGCTCCTTGATGTCCTGTTCGGCGGCCTGCAAAACCCTGGCCGCGTTTTCACGCGCCTGGGTTTCGATCAGGCGCGCTTGTTCGCTCGCGCCTTTCAGGATGTTGGCGGCCTTTTCCTGCTGGTCGCGCATGGCTTTTTCCACCTGGTAGCGATGGAACAAATATCCCGCCGCCGCGCCCAGGGCAATTCCAAAAACGATCAATATCAGCCAAAAGATTGGGTTCATGGGAATTCCTCATTGTCAAAGTTGGTGTCTTGCCCGCCATCGCGCTCGAGCCAGAGGCGTTTTACCGTCGGCGCGATGACCTCGTAATCGAATCCTCGCCGGGCGAGGAATCCGCTCAATTTTTTTCGGAACTCGAGCCACTCCAGACCTTCGAGGCGGCGGGCCCGTTTCTGCGCGGCCGCGTAGGCCAGGGTTGTCTCGTCTGTGGTCTCGGTCGCGGACTGTATGGCGGCCTCGTCCACTCCCTTTCGGCGCAGTTCGATCGCCAGCGCGCGGCGGCTGCGCGGACGGAACTCGGAGCGGTTCGCCACCCAGTCCCGCGCGAACTGGCCGTCGTTCAGCAGGCGTTCCTCGCGCAGGCGTTCCACCGTCCGCTCGATGACCGCGGGCGGGACCTCGTGCTTTTCGAGGTTCCTGCGGACTTCCGCCTCGGAGCGGGCGCGGTAACCCAGGAAGAGCATGGCCTGTTGGTAGGCCTTTTCCTGCGCGTCCTCCGCCTGGAGTTGGGCGATTTTTGCCTCGTCCAGCGCCTGGCCGGTCTTCAGCCATGCGGCGGTGATTTTTGCCAGCCCGAAGGCGAATTCCCCGTCGAGGTAAACGTTTACCCGGTGGGGGTTGTTCTTCTGGGCTTCGATGGCGGTGATCCTCTTCATCCAATCTCCCGCGGGCGGGATTAAAAACACACAGCCGCAGGCCGCCTGGGGAGGCCTCGGCTGTGCAATCGGTCTGGGTTGGCTACAACGGCTCGCCGCCCCGCGCGAGACGGAACGGAGAGTCATACGCTAAACCGGATGACGGTTCAAATCAACAATCACCAAAATCCTGTCAGTCAGTTCGGTTTTCGTCGCAATTTGTCCCAATTGCAGGGCAAAAGTCGTAGTTCCGTACAATTTGCAAGCCGGGCCGAGGAATCGGCAGCCAATGGGTCAGGCGTGTTCTTGCAGCGTGCCTGAATTATACTTGATAAAACGCCCGGCCGACAATGTCCCATTAAAATTACCCGAAATATGTGACAAAATGAACTAAAAAAAATTGATGGATTGTGCGATAATAGCATGTGCATATTCCCATCCCTGTTTCAGACAACTGGAGGTCCCATGGCAAAGATTACGCGTGAAGACGCGCTTGAGTATCACCGACTTAAAGGAAAACCCGGCAAGATCGCAATCCTTCCGACCAAGCCTATGGATACCCAACGCGACCTGAGTCTGGCTTATTCGCCCGGCGTGGCCGACGCGGTTTTAGAGGTGGAAAAGAATCCGCAGGATGCCTACGAATACACTTCAAAAGGAAACCTGGTGGCCGTCGTTTCCAACGGGACGGCCATCCTCGGTCTCGGCGACCGCGGCGCTTTGGCGAGCAAACCCGTGATGGAAGGCAAGGGCGTGCTGTTCAAGAAATTCGCGGACGTGGACGTGTTCGACATCGAAGTCAACTCGCACGATCCCGACGAGATCATCAAGGTCGTCGCGGCCATCTCCCCGACTTTTGGCGGGATCAACCTCGAAGACATCAAAGCCCCCGAATGTTTCTACATCGAGGAAGAACTCAAGAAGATGCTCGACATCCCCGTCTTCCACGACGACCAGCACGGGACGGCCATCATCTCCTCGGCAGGGCTGGCGGGCGCGCTGGAGATCATCGACAAGAAACACGCGGACATCCGCCTCGTGATTTCGGGAGCCGGCGCGTCGGCCATTTCCTGCGCGGAACTCGCCATCCGCTGGGGCGTGAAGCGGGAAAACATCATGCTTGTGGACACCAAAGGCGTGGTGTACAAGGGCCGCAAGGAGGGCATGAACAAGTACAAAGAACGCCTCGCCGTGGACGACAAAGGCCATCGGACGCTGGCGGACGCCGTGAAGGATGCCGACGTGTTCTACGGCCTCTCTGTGGCGAATATCCTGACGCCGGAGATGGTCAAATCCATGGCCAAGGACCCGATCATCTTCGCTATGGCGAACCCGGACCCGGAGATCCGTCCCGAATTGGCGCAGGAAGCCCGCCCGGACGTGATCATTGCCACTGGCCGCTCCGACTACCCCAACCAGGTCAACAACGTGCTGGGGTTCCCGTTCATCTTCCGCGGCGCGCTGGACGTCCGCGCCCGGTCCATCAACGACGAGATGAAGTTCGCCGCCTCCCAGGCGCTCGCCGCGCTGACCAAGGAGGACGTGCCAGATTCCGTCCTGCGGGCCTATGGCGTGAACAGCCTGAAATTCGGACGCGAGTACATCATCCCCAAGCCGCTCGATCCGCGCGTCCTCCTTTGGGAAGCACCTGCCGTCGCCGAGACGGCCATGAAGACGGGCGTGGCGCGTAAGCCGATCGACATCAACGAATATCGCCAGCAATTGACGTTCCGCCAGGGCAGGGGCGAGCAGATGCGTTACTTCTTTCAAAACAAGGCGCGCGCCAGCGGCGGGACGAAACGCGTCGTGTTCGCGGAGGGCGAGGAGCCGAAAGTCATCCGCGCCGCGTACCGCTTGAAAGAGGAAGGGATTGCCGCTCCCATCCTGATCGGCCGACCCGAAGTCGTCCAGGAACGCGTCGCCGAACTCGGCCTGCACTGCTGCCCTGAGGTGGTGGACCCCTTCAACTTTACGCGCATTGACGAATACGCCCGGGCCTATCACAATCTCCGCGCCCGCAAGGGCGTGTCCCTGGCGATTGCCCGCAACCGCATCCGCCAGGCCAATATATTTGGCCCGATGATGGTGAAAATGGGCGACGCGGACGCGTTCGTCTCGGGACTCACCTATGAATATCCCGACGTCATCCGCCCCGCGTTGCGCATTCACCACACGGCCGCGGGCGCGGCGCGCGCCGCCGGCGTGTACATCATGATCGTGGATGACCGCGTCTATCTCTTCACCGACGCCACCGTCAACATTGACCCGAGCGCGGAAGACCTTTCGGAGATCGCCTGCCTGGCCGCGGATTTCGCCAAGCAACTCGAGATCGAGCCGCGCGTGGCCTTTCTTTCGTTCTCCAACTTCGGCTCCACGCCGCATCCGCTTTCAGAGAAGGTGCGCAAGGCAGTGGACCTTACCAAGGCCCGCCGTCCTGACCTCGTGGTGGACGGCGAGATGCAGGCCGATACCGCCGTCATCCCTGAGATCGTGGAGGAACGCTACCCGTTCAGCCAGGTCAGGGACGCGAACGTGCTGGTCTTCCCCTCGCTGGAATCGGCGAACATCGCCTACAAACTGCTGGCGCGCCTCGGCAACGCCAAAGCCATCGGGCCGATCCTGCTCGGGACGGGCGCGCCCGTCCATGTGTTGCAGACGGGCGACGATGTCAACGCCATCGTGCAGATCGCCTCGGTCGCCGTGATGGACGCGATGGGGCGGAACGGGAAGGAAAAGAAGGCTCCCGCGAAGAAGTGATCGGTGGTCAGTAATCAGTGATCAGTACGCGAAGAACCTCGGAGATCTTGTCTCCGAGGTTCTTAATTGTCAGTAAATCACGAAAATCATGCGTAACTTGCGCCCTTCGCGTAGCGCGCAAATCTAACGGTACGCCTGCCCTCCCACTCCGCTTCGCTTCGGGGACGATGTGGCGGGCGGCGCCAGGGGAGACCGCCACATATGCTTTCGTGAAGTACTGATTATACAAAGTCCAGCAAAATTCCTACAACCAATCTCCAATTACCAATTACCAATCCCACCTCACTCCTGCCATTCTAATTCGAATTCATCCCCGATGTACACGGTGTCGCCCTCCTTGATTCCCGCTTTGCGAAGCGCCTCGTCCACGCCGAGTTTTTCCATCAATTTTTGGAACCGTCTCAGCGAGCCTTCGTGCTGCCAGTAGGTCATCTTGGCGGCGCGCTCGATGGCCGCGCCGGAGATGCGCCACTCGTCCGCGCCCTCGCGCCTGACCTCGAACTGCTTCTCATCCGCCTGCGGACGGTAAACCGGCAGCGACGGCTCCACTTCCTCCAATGTCGGCGTCTCGGCGAGTCTGTGCGCGGCCTTCAAGAGCAGGTCGCGCGTGTTCGTCCGCGCCAGCGCGGAGACGGACATCAGATCCACTTTTTGTTTTTTGAATTTCTTTTTCAGATCCGCGAACCGCTCCTGGACTTCGGGCTGGTCAATTTTATTCAGCGCCACAACCTGCGGCTTTTTGGCGAGATACGGATCGAACAACGCCAACTCGGAATTGATCTGGCTGAAATCTGCCAGCGGATCTTCGTTCAGCCCGTCCAGCAGATGGATCAGGACGCGCGTCCGCTGGATGTGACGCAAAAAATCGTGACCGAGTCCCGCGCCCTCCGCCGCGCCTTCGATCAGCCCCGGGATGTCCGCCAGCACGACGGTCGTGTCGTCGTCAATGTTTGCCACGCCGAGGTTCGGCTCCAACGTGGTGAACGGGTACGAATCGATCTTCGGACGCGCGTTCGTCAACGCCGCGAGCAGCGTGGACTTACCCGCGTTCGGCAGGCCGACCAGCCCGATATCGGCGATCAACTTCAACTCCAGTTTGAGCCGCCGCTCCTCGAACGGTTCGCCCTTCTCGGCGGTGCGCGGCGCCTGGTTGCGCGAAGTCGCGAAATGCTGGTTGCCGCGGCCGCCGCGGCCGCCCCGGCAGACGGTCAGGCGCTGACCCGCCTGCGTCAGGTCGCCGATCAACTCGCGCGAGTCCGCGTCGAAGATGGCCGTGCCGGGCGGGACGGGAATCACCAAATCCGCGCCGCCGCGTCCCGACTTCCGATTCGAGCCGCCGTTCTTCCCGTCCTCCGCCGCGAACTTCTGGTTGGGACGGAAAGCCGAAAGCGTGTTGAGCGTGGGCTTCACCTCGAAGATCAAGTCGCCGCCCTTGCCGCCGTCGCCGCCGTCGGGGCCGCCGCGCGGCACATACTTCTCGCGGCGGAAATGCACCATCCCGTCGCCGCCCTTTCCAGAGCGCGCATAAATTTGAACCTGGTCAATGAACATGCCGTGATTATAACCTGCGGCGGAAAACGCGCTGTTACTTTTCGCGTACAATGGATACATATAATCAGGCGCTGCGCCGTTTTCGGCCCGGACAGCGTCGTTCGGATCTTCCGCCGAGGAGACAACCATGAAACGGTTTTGGACTCTTTCCGCGCTGCTCTTTCTGTTGACGGGACTCCTTGGTCTTTCCCCGCTCGCGCGGGCTGAGGCCTCCTCAGCATTTTCCCCGCCTCAGCAGGATTCTCCCACCGACACGCCCTCGGCCTCTTCTCCTCCCACGCCCGGCGAAATCATCGCCGCCGTCAACAACCTGCGCGCCTCGCGCGGACTCGCCCCCCTGACGACCAACTCCATCCTGATGCAGGTCGCGGCGGATCAGGCCAACGCGCTCGCGGCCTCCGAAGGCGCCATCGGGCACGAACGTCCCTGCGGCATGACCCTCGGACAGGACCTGCTCCGACGCGGCTTCCCGCTGGCGGGCGCGCTCTCGCTCGACGGCTACCGCTCCGAAAACTGGGTGGCCGCCTCCACTGCGGAGGATGCGATCAACTTCTGGCTGGGCGACGATCCGCACACGAACACCATGCTCTCCGAAAACCGCAGCGACATCGGCGCGGCCGTGGCGGTCAGCGACCAGACTTACATCGTCCTCGAGACCGCGCTCGGCACAGCCAGCGGAAAAATGCAATACGAGGCGGCGGGTATCCTCACGGGCATCCCGATGACGGTCGCCGCCTGTTCCGGCCAGAGTACGCAGGACGCGGCGAACAGTTTGCTTCCGCAATACTCTGTCCCGGTGGCGCGCGCCACCGCGCTCCCAAACGGGGATGCGATCCACGAAGTGAAGTATGGACAGGCGCTGTGGAGCATCGCCATCCAATACGGGACGACCATCGAGCAGATCCGCCGTTTGAACAACCTGCCGCTCACGCCCGTCATTTATCCCGGCCAGAAATTGATTGTGATTCAGGGCGCCACCCAGCCCGCGCCCGGCGCGGCGCTGACTTCCACCCTCCCCGCCGCGAACGTGGGTTATGATTTCGTCATCACGCCCATCGCCACGTACACGCCCTCGCCGACCGGCGCGCCGCAGACCCCGGTCTCCTCGGGCGATTTCGTCCAGCAGAACGGGATGGCGCTCGCGATCCTGGGGATCAGTTTTATGGCGTTGTTGTTTGGGATTGGGGCGATGGGGAGGAGGAAGAGTTAATCCACAAACCGATATTTCAACAGCGTCCAGACCGCCTCGAAAGCGTCTTTCAGTCCGATCTTTTTTCCCTGCGAGTAATCTCTTGGGTTGAACGAAATCGGCACTTCGAAGATTCGATAATGACGCTTCAGCACTTTGGCGGTGAACTCGGGTTCGAAGTCGAAGCGCTTCGAGCGGAGGACCATCCCCTCCACCACTTTGCGGCGGAAGACCTTGTAGCCGGTCTCCATGTCGCTGAGGATGGTGTTGTACAGGATGTTGGTCATAAAGGTCAGCAATTTGTTGGCGACCATGTGCCAGTACATCGCCACCCGCCGCGGCCCGCCGAGGAAACGGGAGCCGTACACCACGTCCGCGAGACCCTCCTCGATGGGTTGGAGCAGGATGGGGTAGTCGCGTGGGTCGTACTCGAGGTCGGCGTCCTGGATCAGGAGGATGTCGCCGGTGGCCGCGTCCAGTCCGGTGCGGACCGCCGCGCCCTTCCCCTGATTCTTTTCGTGCAGGATCACGCGCACTTTGTCCACGCCGTCCAGTTTGGACAGGATGTCGCGCGTCCCGTCCTGTGAGCCGTCGTCCACCACGACGATCTCGGATGCCTTTTGGGTGGATTTGACCCGCTTGAGAATTTCCTTGATATTCTCAACTTCGTTGTAAACCGGGATGATGACTGACAGTTTCATAGCAGGGATTATAAACGAAATTACAATGATGCTATAATCGCCCTATCTTTGATCTATCCCTCGCGGGAGGTTTTGATGGCCTTATTAAGGAATGTAGAATCCCCTGATTTTTCCGGCGTACCGTTCTATCCTTCCGCTCTTGGCAGCGTGGACGATACCGGCCTTTCGCCGTTGTGGCTGCAAGACCTGACCCTGAAGGTCCTATATTTTCAGGGCTACATGAACGGCTTCAAGATCGCGGAAGAGATCGCCCTGCCGTTCGCGGGCATCACCGACCAGATCCTGCAATCCCTCAAAGCGGAAAAACTGATCGAGATCAAATCCTCGCAGGGTGGACTGGGCGAGGGCGCCTACACGTACGCCATCACCAGCGCGGGGATCGCACGCGCCCGCGAGGCGCTGGAGCGCAGTCAATACGCGGGACCCGCGCCCGTGCCGTTCGACGTCTACAACGACGCCATCCGCCGCCAGAAAAGCGGACGGCTCACCGTCACCACGCGCACCATGCGGCAGATCCTCTCGCAACTCGTCATCTCCGAGACGACCTTCCAGCGCCTCGGCCCGGCCCTCAATTCCGGCACGTCCATCTTTCTGTACGGGCCTCCGGGCAACGGCAAGACCAGCATCGCCCGCGCCTTCGGCAACCTGGCCCTCGGCCAGACGATGTACATTCCCTACGCGCTCTACCTGGATGGACAGGTGATCAAAGTGTACGACGCCGTCAGTCATAAGACCGCGCCCGAGTCGGAGTCTTTGACCGGCGCGACCGGCGGCCTCCGTTCCGCCACGCGCCGCGACCCGCGCTGGGTCAAGGTCCGGCGGCCCTTCATCGTCGTCGGCGGGGAGTTGACGCTCGCAGGCCTCGACCTGGTCTTCGACGATACGCACAAATTCTACGAAGCCCCGTTCCAGGTGAAAGCCAACGGCGGCATTTTGCTGATTGACGACTTCGGCCGCCAGCAGGTCCGTCCGCGCGACCTGCTCAACCGCTGGATCGTCCCGCTCGAAAACCGCGTGGATTATCTGACCCTGCACACCGGGCGCAAGGTCGAGGTCCCCTTCGACGTGCTGGTGGTCTTCTCCACGAATCTCCCGCCGAAGGACCTGGTGGACGAGGCCTTCCTGCGCCGCCTGCGCCATAAGATCGAGATCGGCGATCCCTCTTTCAACGAATACCGCGAGATCTTCAAGCGCGTCGCGGCGGATAAAAAGATTCCCTACAACGATCATGGACTGGCCTACCTGTTGCAGGAGTGGTACGTGAAGCGCAACCGCAAACTGCGCGCCTCGCATCCGCGCGACATCTGCGACCAGATATTGGACATCGCCTCCTATCTCTCCGTCGAACCGGCCATGACGCGCGAAATGATAGACCGCGCCGCCCAGGCCTATTTTG harbors:
- a CDS encoding glycosyl transferase produces the protein MKLSVIIPVYNEVENIKEILKRVKSTQKASEIVVVDDGSQDGTRDILSKLDGVDKVRVILHEKNQGKGAAVRTGLDAATGDILLIQDADLEYDPRDYPILLQPIEEGLADVVYGSRFLGGPRRVAMYWHMVANKLLTFMTNILYNTILSDMETGYKVFRRKVVEGMVLRSKRFDFEPEFTAKVLKRHYRIFEVPISFNPRDYSQGKKIGLKDAFEAVWTLLKYRFVD
- a CDS encoding AAA family ATPase — encoded protein: MALLRNVESPDFSGVPFYPSALGSVDDTGLSPLWLQDLTLKVLYFQGYMNGFKIAEEIALPFAGITDQILQSLKAEKLIEIKSSQGGLGEGAYTYAITSAGIARAREALERSQYAGPAPVPFDVYNDAIRRQKSGRLTVTTRTMRQILSQLVISETTFQRLGPALNSGTSIFLYGPPGNGKTSIARAFGNLALGQTMYIPYALYLDGQVIKVYDAVSHKTAPESESLTGATGGLRSATRRDPRWVKVRRPFIVVGGELTLAGLDLVFDDTHKFYEAPFQVKANGGILLIDDFGRQQVRPRDLLNRWIVPLENRVDYLTLHTGRKVEVPFDVLVVFSTNLPPKDLVDEAFLRRLRHKIEIGDPSFNEYREIFKRVAADKKIPYNDHGLAYLLQEWYVKRNRKLRASHPRDICDQILDIASYLSVEPAMTREMIDRAAQAYFVDL